In the Flagellimonas sp. MMG031 genome, one interval contains:
- the lipB gene encoding lipoyl(octanoyl) transferase LipB has translation MNKKVALQDLGFKDYKETWDYQEALFKHIVDTKVRNRREDAGLETPNHFLFVEHPHVYTLGKSGDINNLLVDEQKLAEKGATFYKINRGGDITYHGPGQVVGYPILDLDNFFTDIHKYLRFLEEMVILTLADYGLKGQRSKGETGVWLDVGTPFARKICAMGVRASRWVTMHGFALNVNTDLGYFDLMIPCGIKDKAVTSLNVELGQKVVDMGEVKEKLLHHFTNLFEAELVKEATGV, from the coding sequence ATGAACAAAAAGGTTGCCCTACAGGATTTAGGATTCAAGGATTACAAGGAGACTTGGGATTACCAAGAAGCATTGTTTAAGCATATTGTGGACACCAAAGTGCGCAATAGGCGGGAGGATGCAGGCCTTGAAACACCGAACCATTTTTTGTTTGTGGAGCACCCGCACGTGTATACCTTGGGCAAGAGTGGTGACATCAATAATTTGTTGGTGGACGAACAGAAACTGGCGGAGAAAGGGGCTACTTTTTACAAGATCAATCGTGGGGGAGATATTACCTACCATGGCCCAGGACAGGTTGTGGGCTACCCCATTTTGGACTTGGACAACTTTTTTACCGATATCCATAAATACCTTCGTTTTTTGGAGGAAATGGTGATTTTGACCTTGGCCGATTACGGTCTTAAAGGCCAACGCTCCAAAGGAGAAACCGGCGTTTGGTTGGATGTGGGCACTCCTTTTGCCCGAAAAATATGTGCCATGGGTGTTCGTGCTAGCCGTTGGGTCACCATGCACGGTTTCGCTCTCAACGTAAATACCGATTTGGGTTATTTTGATTTGATGATTCCCTGCGGCATCAAGGACAAAGCGGTAACATCCCTAAATGTTGAGCTTGGCCAAAAGGTTGTGGATATGGGCGAAGTCAAGGAAAAGTTACTCCATCATTTCACCAACCTTTTTGAGGCGGAGTTGGTTAAGGAAGCGACTGGGGTTTAG